A genomic window from Gemmatimonadaceae bacterium includes:
- a CDS encoding addiction module protein, translating into MVDRSQTLESLTAQERIALIGRLWDSLDPAAAAPLSPALAAELDRREAEADADPDAGIPWTALRDELRTRLR; encoded by the coding sequence ATGGTTGACCGGTCCCAAACCCTCGAATCACTGACGGCCCAGGAGCGCATCGCGCTCATTGGCCGTCTCTGGGACAGCCTAGATCCGGCCGCCGCCGCTCCGCTTTCCCCCGCCCTCGCCGCCGAGCTCGATCGCCGCGAAGCGGAGGCCGACGCGGACCCGGATGCGGGCATCCCCTGGACCGCGCTCCGCGACGAGCTCCGCACCCGGCTCCGCTAG
- a CDS encoding type II toxin-antitoxin system RelE/ParE family toxin, producing the protein MPALIVRVRARAEIDEAFEWYRARSPGAASDFLDAVDQALTHIAEAPERFPVVRGRLRRLLLVGFPYAVYYKVFPRSISVVGVIHGHRHPDTWLERAAP; encoded by the coding sequence GTGCCGGCCCTCATCGTCCGGGTCCGCGCGCGGGCTGAGATCGATGAGGCGTTCGAGTGGTACCGCGCCCGGTCACCCGGTGCGGCATCCGACTTCCTCGACGCCGTTGATCAGGCACTCACGCACATCGCCGAGGCGCCAGAGCGCTTCCCTGTCGTCCGGGGGCGCCTGCGTCGATTGTTGCTGGTCGGCTTTCCGTACGCCGTCTACTACAAGGTCTTTCCGCGCTCGATCAGTGTGGTCGGCGTCATCCACGGTCATCGCCATCCCGACACGTGGCTTGAGCGCGCGGCGCCATAA
- a CDS encoding type II toxin-antitoxin system VapC family toxin: MIYTLDTNVLVDALRQPAELDRLKAFLSWALPSTVLSSVVVAELTAGARTPKAREALEQQFLAPFERRGRILAPSAAAWRRAATVVGAAPSANRLSDVLLAFQAREFGWTIVTRDADFTAIRRSVTGLKVAAPFPARP, from the coding sequence GTGATCTACACGCTCGACACGAACGTCCTTGTCGACGCCCTCCGGCAGCCGGCGGAACTCGACCGGCTGAAGGCGTTCCTGAGCTGGGCCTTGCCGTCCACGGTCCTCTCCAGCGTCGTCGTGGCCGAGCTGACGGCGGGAGCGCGGACCCCGAAGGCTCGGGAGGCGCTCGAGCAGCAGTTCCTCGCGCCCTTTGAGCGACGGGGGCGGATCCTCGCCCCGAGCGCAGCAGCGTGGAGGCGCGCAGCGACCGTCGTGGGCGCGGCGCCGTCGGCCAATCGGCTCAGCGACGTCCTGCTCGCGTTCCAGGCGCGCGAGTTCGGCTGGACCATCGTCACGCGGGACGCAGACTTCACCGCGATCCGCCGCAGCGTCACCGGACTCAAGGTCGCCGCTCCGTTCCCCGCCCGCCCGTAG
- a CDS encoding beta-lactamase family protein, which translates to MFEAELRELQTALAVPGIAYVIVSDSGPIASGAFGVAQAADSAPFATSTPLRIASVTKSITAIIALQLVDEGRLDLDAPVREYAQGLSLPDDVSVRHLLSHASEGTIGSEYVYSSSRYAMLGRVIEAVTDTSLDVAMHARVLERAAMRPYPSPDLGAHAALVSTVDDMGRYLTALERGVLLPPQALERLAVPSRTPSGTPLPVSLGWFVQTVQGRPVMWSFGQDDPEHSGALLIRLPEQKLSLFVLANSNVLSDPFRLLMGDATKSPFAMSFLRLFAFSPAGAPQSRPARADSALATALDGHERRSDYRYRDELIGWALVDLWTDDHAGAKRKFDIVRQRYRSNEPDPVLHFASARLQDSSVRRSALLDGALLLRAHPENRWMLLAQGYLLQQEGRVTEASDTFQRILDLPNQEPDFLRRLFRFWSWMAMAQMTAPHDPAQARAYLQNIVQSGVTGEMLADTRRMLDSLDRQRLH; encoded by the coding sequence ATGTTCGAAGCAGAGCTACGGGAGCTGCAGACTGCGCTCGCCGTACCCGGCATCGCCTATGTCATCGTTTCGGATAGCGGTCCGATCGCTTCCGGAGCGTTCGGTGTCGCACAAGCGGCAGACAGCGCCCCGTTCGCGACGTCTACGCCGCTGCGCATCGCGTCAGTTACAAAGTCTATCACTGCGATTATCGCCCTGCAGCTCGTCGATGAGGGTCGCTTGGACCTCGATGCACCGGTACGCGAGTACGCGCAAGGCTTGTCGCTTCCTGACGATGTGTCGGTGCGGCACCTGTTGTCGCACGCGTCCGAGGGCACCATTGGCAGCGAGTATGTCTACTCCAGTTCACGCTACGCCATGCTCGGTCGCGTGATCGAGGCCGTAACTGATACGAGTCTTGATGTCGCGATGCACGCTCGCGTCCTCGAGCGCGCGGCGATGCGGCCGTATCCTTCACCCGACTTGGGAGCGCATGCCGCCCTCGTATCAACTGTCGACGACATGGGGAGATACCTCACGGCGCTGGAGCGCGGAGTGCTGCTGCCGCCGCAAGCACTAGAGCGACTTGCGGTGCCCTCACGCACGCCGTCTGGCACACCACTCCCAGTGAGCCTGGGCTGGTTTGTTCAGACCGTGCAGGGGCGGCCTGTGATGTGGAGTTTCGGTCAGGATGATCCCGAGCACTCTGGTGCCCTGCTGATTCGCCTTCCCGAACAGAAGCTCTCGCTGTTCGTGCTCGCCAACTCCAACGTGCTCAGCGACCCCTTTCGCCTCCTGATGGGTGATGCGACGAAGTCGCCATTCGCGATGAGTTTTCTACGCCTGTTCGCGTTCTCGCCAGCAGGCGCGCCGCAGAGTCGCCCGGCGCGAGCCGACTCTGCACTCGCCACCGCGCTTGACGGGCACGAGCGACGCTCGGACTATCGGTACCGTGACGAGCTTATCGGCTGGGCACTGGTTGACCTCTGGACCGACGATCATGCTGGTGCGAAGCGAAAGTTTGATATCGTACGGCAACGCTACCGCAGCAACGAGCCTGACCCGGTTCTTCACTTTGCTAGCGCGCGCCTCCAAGACTCCAGCGTCCGAAGGTCCGCGCTGCTAGATGGCGCGCTCCTGCTTCGAGCGCATCCGGAGAATCGCTGGATGTTGCTGGCGCAGGGTTACTTGCTTCAACAAGAGGGACGTGTCACCGAAGCGTCAGACACTTTTCAACGCATTCTAGACCTGCCGAATCAAGAACCGGACTTCCTTCGCCGTCTCTTCAGATTCTGGAGCTGGATGGCTATGGCTCAGATGACCGCGCCTCACGATCCGGCGCAAGCGCGCGCGTACCTGCAGAACATCGTGCAGAGCGGCGTCACGGGCGAGATGCTGGCCGACACGCGGCGAATGCTTGATAGTCTCGACCGGCAGCGGCTGCACTGA
- a CDS encoding IS110 family transposase: protein MHKASVTSAVLRDGAAQAECVDRLPNALPKLERYVRRWQREGTVRVVYEASSAGFVLQRACAAWGVACDVIAPSLMPTRPGVQRKHDRYDAVQLARLHRAGELTPVRVPAAAEERVRDLVRLRTTLQREVMRSRHYVLKFLTRRGCAYGAKPWTPAHHTWLATLLRAPASPLEAEDREILQEHLALLAYKEGRRSALDQRVAALAATPAYAPLVGRLGCFRGIDTLAAMVLATELGDWRRFASPRALMSYVGLVPREHSSGERERRGALTKAGNAHVRHVLVQAAWSYRHLPRVGKRHQQRQAGQPAAVIAHAWKAQHRLYKRYHRLQDGHARQVAAVAVARELIGFLWAVMREEAPPHAQA, encoded by the coding sequence GTGCACAAGGCCTCGGTCACGTCGGCGGTGCTGCGCGACGGCGCGGCCCAGGCCGAGTGCGTGGACCGGCTCCCGAATGCGCTGCCGAAGCTCGAACGCTATGTGCGGCGCTGGCAGCGCGAGGGGACGGTGCGCGTGGTCTACGAGGCGAGTAGCGCGGGCTTCGTGCTGCAGCGCGCGTGCGCGGCGTGGGGCGTGGCGTGCGACGTGATCGCGCCGTCGCTGATGCCGACGCGGCCCGGCGTGCAGCGCAAGCACGACCGCTATGATGCGGTGCAGCTCGCGCGGCTGCACCGCGCGGGGGAGCTCACGCCGGTGCGGGTGCCGGCGGCCGCCGAGGAGCGGGTGCGTGACCTCGTGCGGCTGCGGACGACGCTGCAGCGCGAGGTGATGCGCTCGCGGCACTACGTGCTGAAGTTCCTCACGCGGCGCGGCTGCGCGTACGGCGCGAAACCCTGGACGCCCGCGCACCACACGTGGCTGGCGACGCTGCTGCGGGCGCCCGCGTCGCCCTTGGAGGCGGAAGACCGCGAGATCCTGCAGGAGCACCTGGCGCTGCTGGCGTACAAGGAGGGGCGCCGCAGCGCACTCGACCAGCGCGTGGCGGCGCTGGCGGCGACGCCGGCCTATGCGCCGCTGGTCGGGCGCCTGGGCTGCTTCCGGGGGATCGACACCTTGGCGGCGATGGTGCTCGCCACGGAACTCGGCGACTGGCGGCGCTTCGCGTCGCCGCGCGCGCTGATGAGCTACGTGGGGCTCGTGCCGCGCGAGCACTCGAGCGGGGAGCGCGAGCGCCGCGGCGCGCTGACCAAGGCGGGGAACGCGCACGTGCGGCACGTGCTGGTGCAGGCGGCGTGGAGCTATCGGCACCTGCCGCGCGTGGGCAAGCGGCACCAGCAGCGGCAGGCGGGCCAGCCGGCGGCGGTGATCGCGCACGCGTGGAAGGCGCAGCATCGCCTGTACAAGCGCTACCACCGGTTGCAGGACGGCCACGCGCGCCAGGTCGCGGCGGTGGCGGTGGCGCGGGAGTTGATCGGGTTCCTGTGGGCGGTGATGCGCGAGGAGGCGCCGCCGCACGCACAGGCGTAG
- a CDS encoding YkgJ family cysteine cluster protein, whose protein sequence is MDARPAIATGTIRLHGLASAPEISREQVYFAFASGRFGYDCLACGAKCCRGYGYRLGSPGATDAQLTLRPAVRFFMEPSGRSGGVQLQTKNCPPGCFFLDAGNLCGIQRNSGYDAKPETCRLFPFNNMSLVGEHLVVAPHPGLCPLEVREGGRTSTDSDHDALFAAMRAHGIEAPVSTAVPSGLDAATLVELERHIVRTSEAFLEATDYLPFVAAQCAATRAALQRQASVSSNGATRDTVPDEDLAAVLQYRALMARVLGVPDLGGAASESGQVRTLVAATPYVRSQLVFRDPKGEGLARAVSLERVPWMLLGLHALSVLAREAGMEQVSYQTIVRLLSDQRPLLTLLSHLDTPVIWRTGQMIDLQFEAPRDWRLRYLRIARELARSPRAASVPLGTLLLDVLPTEDLERAVFLKMLAQRLAGAAVPAAAIGGQGSSYRLRPALQRWAIRAVDAEALATFAERRTGALR, encoded by the coding sequence GTGGACGCTAGACCGGCGATTGCGACGGGTACGATCAGGCTGCACGGACTCGCCTCCGCGCCCGAGATCTCGCGCGAGCAGGTTTACTTCGCCTTTGCGAGCGGTCGATTCGGGTACGACTGCCTAGCCTGCGGCGCGAAGTGCTGCCGCGGTTACGGCTATCGACTCGGATCGCCGGGGGCGACGGATGCGCAGTTGACGCTGCGTCCCGCAGTCCGCTTTTTCATGGAGCCTAGCGGACGGTCGGGGGGTGTCCAGCTCCAGACGAAGAATTGCCCGCCCGGGTGCTTCTTTCTCGATGCGGGAAATCTTTGCGGGATTCAGCGGAACTCCGGTTATGACGCCAAGCCGGAGACCTGTCGGCTCTTTCCCTTCAACAACATGAGTCTTGTCGGGGAGCACCTCGTGGTCGCTCCCCATCCGGGCCTCTGCCCGCTCGAGGTGCGGGAGGGCGGACGTACCAGCACCGATTCCGATCATGACGCACTGTTCGCCGCAATGCGGGCTCACGGTATCGAGGCGCCCGTGTCGACCGCAGTACCGTCGGGACTCGATGCGGCCACACTGGTGGAGCTGGAGCGGCATATCGTCCGCACGTCGGAGGCGTTTCTCGAAGCGACGGACTACCTCCCGTTCGTTGCAGCGCAATGCGCGGCCACGCGGGCGGCACTACAACGCCAAGCGTCGGTCTCCTCGAATGGCGCGACGCGTGACACGGTGCCCGACGAGGATCTCGCAGCCGTCCTGCAGTACCGCGCCCTCATGGCGCGCGTGCTCGGTGTCCCCGACCTCGGTGGCGCAGCGTCCGAGTCCGGCCAGGTCCGGACACTCGTCGCCGCAACGCCATACGTACGGTCGCAGCTTGTCTTTCGGGATCCCAAGGGCGAGGGACTCGCACGCGCGGTGTCCCTCGAGCGCGTACCCTGGATGCTGTTGGGGCTCCACGCGCTCTCCGTCCTCGCGAGGGAGGCGGGAATGGAGCAGGTGTCCTACCAAACCATCGTGCGCCTGCTAAGCGATCAGCGCCCGCTGCTCACGCTGCTTTCCCACCTGGACACGCCAGTGATCTGGCGCACCGGCCAGATGATTGACCTACAGTTTGAGGCCCCTAGGGACTGGCGCCTGCGCTACCTGCGGATTGCCCGGGAACTTGCGAGGTCGCCGCGGGCCGCCTCGGTTCCGCTCGGGACCCTGCTGCTCGATGTCCTGCCGACTGAAGACCTAGAGCGCGCGGTGTTTCTCAAGATGCTGGCCCAGCGCTTGGCTGGTGCCGCGGTTCCGGCTGCGGCCATCGGGGGGCAAGGGTCGTCATACCGCCTGCGGCCCGCGTTGCAGCGTTGGGCCATCCGGGCCGTTGACGCGGAAGCGCTGGCGACCTTTGCAGAGCGGCGCACCGGTGCTCTTCGATAG
- a CDS encoding thioredoxin domain-containing protein, with amino-acid sequence MALAGRAIMRMAREWSGQVAWAAFLLVGVGAYAWWQWRPAPPTVIREPTVTPVPPGMFARLNGRGPAVGFGPDTVIVFSHYACVWCVRLWRTVDSLTATGVGAPGETPTFRFRHVFDPDHAPSMRAAQAAECAARQGRFREMSRALFLRYDSLDLVTFPAIAEEAGVPDIGAFGGCMTSEEVQASIRQDLAAAAEFQVTGTPTLVTLRVRIGGTPGPARLLALTTASGT; translated from the coding sequence ATGGCACTCGCGGGGAGAGCGATTATGCGGATGGCGAGGGAATGGAGCGGCCAGGTGGCATGGGCCGCGTTTTTGCTCGTCGGGGTCGGGGCGTACGCATGGTGGCAGTGGCGTCCGGCGCCGCCGACCGTGATACGCGAACCGACCGTGACGCCCGTGCCGCCTGGCATGTTCGCCCGGTTGAACGGGCGTGGGCCTGCCGTGGGATTCGGTCCGGATACGGTCATCGTATTCTCCCATTATGCCTGCGTGTGGTGCGTACGGCTCTGGCGGACCGTTGACAGCCTCACGGCGACGGGCGTCGGCGCACCGGGCGAGACCCCCACCTTCCGCTTTCGTCACGTGTTTGACCCCGATCACGCGCCATCGATGCGGGCGGCCCAAGCAGCCGAGTGCGCCGCACGGCAGGGTCGGTTCCGGGAAATGAGCCGCGCCCTCTTCCTTCGATATGACTCGCTTGACCTAGTCACCTTTCCCGCTATTGCGGAGGAAGCGGGCGTTCCGGATATTGGCGCTTTCGGCGGTTGTATGACCTCTGAGGAAGTGCAGGCCAGCATCCGGCAAGATCTCGCAGCCGCTGCGGAGTTTCAGGTGACGGGGACCCCTACCTTGGTGACGCTCCGCGTCCGTATCGGCGGCACGCCCGGTCCTGCGCGCCTCTTGGCACTTACCACGGCATCAGGGACCTAG
- a CDS encoding IS110 family transposase has translation MIGIDLHKRESQLCILDGQGGVTERRIVTSRDRFTAVLGARPPARILVEASTESEWVACHLEALGHEVVVADPNFAPMYATRSRRVKTDKRDARTLADALRLGAYRPAHRVSAARRHVRAELAVREALVRTRTRCIALAKALVRRDGLRVPNSTAAWFVERLTALPLSPVLAAELAPLIAVLAPLNVQIAAADARIAALGRTDPIVALLQTAPAVGPVTSSGIVAIADDIGRFPSAHQFEAFLGLVPGERSSGEKRRLGHITKAGNRRARYLLVEAAWRILRSKSSDTAVLRAWAQRILHRRGTKIAAVALARRLAGILYAMWRDQRAYDAGHLRTPQPVPASAA, from the coding sequence ATGATAGGCATCGATCTCCACAAGCGCGAGAGCCAGCTCTGCATCCTCGACGGGCAGGGCGGCGTCACCGAACGACGCATCGTCACGAGCCGCGACCGCTTCACCGCGGTGCTGGGCGCGCGTCCGCCCGCACGCATCCTCGTCGAGGCGTCGACCGAGAGCGAGTGGGTCGCGTGCCACCTGGAGGCGCTGGGCCACGAGGTGGTCGTCGCCGACCCGAACTTCGCGCCGATGTACGCCACGCGCAGCCGGCGGGTGAAGACGGACAAGCGCGATGCGCGGACCCTGGCTGACGCGCTCCGGCTCGGCGCCTATCGTCCGGCGCACCGCGTCTCGGCGGCGCGGCGGCATGTGCGCGCCGAGTTGGCGGTGCGCGAGGCCTTGGTCCGCACACGCACGCGATGCATCGCGCTCGCCAAGGCCCTCGTGCGCCGCGACGGCCTGCGCGTGCCGAACAGCACGGCCGCGTGGTTTGTCGAACGACTCACCGCGCTCCCGCTCTCGCCGGTGCTGGCGGCCGAGCTGGCGCCCTTGATCGCGGTGCTCGCCCCGCTGAACGTGCAGATCGCGGCCGCCGACGCGCGCATCGCGGCGCTCGGGCGGACGGACCCGATCGTCGCGCTGCTGCAGACGGCCCCCGCCGTCGGGCCGGTGACGTCCAGCGGCATCGTCGCGATCGCGGATGACATCGGCCGGTTCCCGTCGGCGCACCAGTTCGAGGCCTTCCTCGGGTTGGTGCCCGGGGAGCGGAGCTCGGGCGAGAAGCGGCGACTCGGCCACATCACGAAGGCGGGCAACCGGCGCGCGCGCTATCTCCTGGTCGAGGCGGCGTGGCGCATCCTCCGCTCCAAGTCAAGCGACACCGCGGTGTTGCGGGCGTGGGCGCAGCGCATCCTGCATCGCCGCGGCACGAAGATCGCGGCGGTCGCGCTGGCGCGGCGGCTCGCGGGCATCCTCTATGCGATGTGGCGGGACCAGCGGGCGTACGACGCGGGCCACCTGCGGACGCCGCAGCCCGTGCCGGCGTCCGCCGCATGA
- a CDS encoding serine hydrolase, translating into MLLLGLALLVGGMVLGVAVRGGPAVSIGLAYKAKTLCSELFVSNRSHDDAFADLAIDDLAPLRLIRADVDSIERTVTSRVLMAKRHARFAEGRGCALAPWPSLEVSRADRFASAGPSARVSKPLGGLPPTEPERNVLMEQVLDEAFAEADGALRKRTRAVVVVHRGEIVAERYASGIGPETPLLGWSMTKSVMNALIGAAIQQGKLTLNGPTRLQSWSEPGDERAGITISDLLRMSSGLEFGEDQASPSSDVFRMLYRELDMAAFASRKELTAEPGTAWNYSSGTSVILSQVLRERLGEEVYRSFPQHALFEPLELANAVLESDAVGTFVGASYMYATAREWARIGQLYLQDGIWQDQRILPEEWVAYTRTAAPADPLKAYGAHFWVKTPAEYRGRAVQLPADAFHAAGHEAQFVTIVPSRQVVIVRMGKTRYPEAWEHDSFVAAVLAALPDRRK; encoded by the coding sequence GTGCTTCTCCTTGGACTCGCCCTTCTCGTCGGGGGGATGGTCTTGGGTGTGGCGGTACGCGGGGGACCTGCAGTTTCGATCGGGCTCGCGTACAAGGCGAAGACACTCTGCTCCGAGTTGTTCGTCTCGAACCGAAGCCACGACGACGCGTTCGCCGATCTCGCAATCGACGACCTCGCCCCACTCCGGTTGATTCGTGCGGACGTCGACTCCATTGAGCGGACGGTCACATCGCGTGTGTTGATGGCCAAGAGACACGCCCGATTTGCAGAGGGACGCGGTTGTGCTCTTGCACCCTGGCCGTCGCTGGAGGTATCACGGGCTGATCGGTTCGCTTCGGCGGGTCCAAGCGCGAGAGTCTCGAAGCCCCTCGGAGGCTTGCCGCCGACTGAGCCTGAGAGGAACGTCTTGATGGAGCAGGTTCTGGACGAGGCTTTCGCGGAGGCAGATGGGGCCTTGCGGAAACGCACGCGGGCCGTGGTCGTGGTTCATCGAGGCGAGATCGTTGCCGAGCGATATGCCTCGGGAATTGGTCCGGAGACACCGCTTCTCGGATGGTCGATGACGAAGAGCGTCATGAATGCGCTCATTGGGGCTGCAATCCAGCAGGGGAAGCTGACACTCAACGGACCAACGAGACTACAGAGTTGGAGCGAGCCCGGTGACGAGCGCGCTGGAATCACGATAAGCGACCTACTTCGTATGAGCAGTGGGCTGGAGTTCGGCGAGGACCAAGCGAGTCCGTCATCCGACGTGTTTCGGATGTTGTACCGGGAGCTTGACATGGCTGCCTTCGCATCGCGCAAGGAACTCACGGCCGAGCCGGGCACGGCTTGGAATTATTCGTCGGGGACAAGCGTCATCTTGTCACAGGTGCTGCGGGAGAGGCTCGGTGAGGAGGTCTATCGCTCGTTTCCGCAGCACGCGTTGTTTGAGCCTCTTGAGCTTGCCAACGCGGTGCTGGAATCCGATGCTGTCGGCACGTTTGTGGGTGCATCGTATATGTACGCAACTGCGAGAGAGTGGGCACGGATCGGCCAGCTGTATCTACAAGACGGAATCTGGCAGGATCAAAGAATCCTGCCCGAGGAGTGGGTGGCGTATACAAGAACGGCTGCGCCGGCCGATCCACTCAAGGCCTATGGAGCCCACTTCTGGGTGAAGACTCCGGCAGAGTACCGGGGGCGGGCCGTACAGTTGCCGGCGGATGCCTTTCACGCTGCTGGTCACGAGGCGCAGTTCGTCACGATTGTCCCCTCGCGACAAGTCGTGATCGTGCGCATGGGGAAGACCCGCTATCCCGAGGCTTGGGAACACGACAGCTTTGTCGCAGCTGTGTTGGCGGCGTTGCCGGATCGCCGCAAGTGA
- a CDS encoding MerR family transcriptional regulator, whose translation MSAILLSIGELSNRSGVTVSAIRYYERIGLLSPAGRVSGRRRYTADSITSLLLIRLGQTAGFTLAELRILRMSDGGGPGDTQWEAVFRQKLRTNATDLERLQRAQRLLRTALACGCSDLATCPDLQGVGRSRPKRGSRSGNA comes from the coding sequence ATGAGCGCGATCCTGTTGTCTATCGGCGAGTTGTCGAACAGGAGCGGTGTAACAGTGTCGGCGATCCGGTACTATGAGCGGATCGGCCTCCTGTCACCCGCCGGCCGCGTCAGCGGGCGGCGCCGCTACACGGCGGACTCGATTACATCGTTGTTGCTCATCCGCCTTGGGCAGACGGCCGGCTTCACGCTCGCGGAACTTCGAATTCTGCGGATGTCGGACGGCGGTGGGCCGGGGGACACTCAGTGGGAGGCGGTCTTCCGGCAGAAACTCAGGACCAATGCGACGGACCTTGAGCGCCTGCAGCGAGCACAGCGCCTCCTCCGCACCGCCTTGGCTTGCGGGTGCTCGGACCTGGCGACCTGTCCGGACCTGCAGGGTGTGGGGCGCTCGCGCCCGAAACGCGGAAGTCGTTCAGGCAACGCTTGA
- a CDS encoding 6-bladed beta-propeller, giving the protein MLRSMLIPAAMLVTTACTNGDTDGIPIAQVGTLGNRIEVRNTGRQTWTPTTAWRVQEDLRLGSAALDDPESESFGQIASIVTDSRDMIYVLDISSQAICVFHPTGEYSHSIGRRGTGPGELSGAWTIAVGPGDTLWVVDDGTARYSAFSPDGSFLGSYRRRVQGFYPAVAGAFLNDGRYVDWRVSFPDGRMGARTRFEPIRVAPGIAGPDSLPPLEYEWRMLRAAGIPQTYFTGSLVAAVDRNGSIWFAHSEVYRIYRRTLAGDTALAFSLPAQGSPLGDDERDHVRSELSHLPSLVAAILQELPDTRPIVRRIVPDDAGHVLVFADVAGHTLGTVVDVFEEGGTYLGRLILPSAVALSARFPPVVHVTPEHLFLVVTDELGVPSVSRLKILRGT; this is encoded by the coding sequence ATGCTGCGCTCGATGCTCATCCCCGCGGCGATGCTCGTGACGACCGCGTGCACAAACGGTGACACCGACGGCATCCCAATTGCGCAGGTAGGTACACTTGGCAATCGAATAGAAGTCAGGAACACGGGCCGCCAGACCTGGACGCCAACAACGGCCTGGCGGGTCCAGGAGGATCTTCGACTTGGCTCGGCAGCACTCGACGATCCAGAGTCGGAATCCTTCGGCCAGATCGCATCTATCGTAACCGACTCGCGGGACATGATCTACGTTCTGGACATCTCGTCCCAGGCGATATGCGTCTTTCATCCTACAGGGGAGTATTCTCACAGCATCGGGAGACGGGGTACCGGACCTGGAGAGCTTTCGGGCGCGTGGACGATCGCGGTCGGGCCGGGGGATACCCTGTGGGTAGTGGATGATGGGACAGCTCGATACTCAGCCTTCTCTCCGGACGGCAGCTTCCTCGGCAGCTACCGGCGAAGAGTCCAGGGGTTCTATCCCGCGGTCGCAGGCGCATTCCTGAACGACGGGCGATACGTGGATTGGCGCGTGAGCTTCCCAGACGGACGAATGGGAGCGCGCACGCGCTTCGAGCCAATCCGTGTGGCTCCCGGCATTGCAGGGCCGGACTCGCTGCCGCCGCTAGAATACGAATGGAGGATGTTGCGGGCTGCCGGCATACCTCAGACGTACTTCACCGGTAGCCTGGTCGCGGCGGTCGATCGAAACGGGAGCATCTGGTTTGCCCATTCCGAGGTTTACCGCATCTATCGGCGGACGTTGGCGGGCGATACGGCTCTTGCCTTCAGCTTGCCGGCCCAGGGTTCGCCATTGGGCGACGACGAACGTGATCACGTCCGCAGTGAGCTATCACACCTGCCTTCCCTGGTGGCCGCTATACTTCAAGAACTGCCAGATACCAGGCCGATCGTGCGAAGGATCGTTCCGGACGATGCTGGGCACGTTCTCGTCTTCGCTGATGTTGCCGGCCACACCCTCGGCACCGTAGTTGACGTCTTCGAGGAGGGCGGGACATACCTTGGGCGCCTGATCCTTCCGAGCGCGGTTGCACTGTCCGCCCGGTTTCCTCCTGTCGTGCACGTCACGCCGGAGCACCTGTTCCTTGTTGTCACAGATGAGCTCGGCGTTCCCTCAGTGTCCCGGTTGAAAATTCTGCGCGGGACATGA
- a CDS encoding SDR family NAD(P)-dependent oxidoreductase: protein MKSAVIIGASSGIGRALAVTLSRAGYRVGVVARRTDLLISLREELTGACVIKTVDVSLPELAMPLVRELIDELGDVELFIVSAGTGFDNADLRWEPERETIAVNVLGFAAMVNVAVAHLAARRSGHLVGISSVAAVRGVGTAPAYAASKAFVSNYLQGVRYRLKKLKLPIIVTDVRPGFVDTPMAGGDFWMTSPQTAARQIAAAIRRRTPQVYVTRRWRLVAWLMKVVPDALYAKL, encoded by the coding sequence ATGAAGAGCGCCGTCATCATCGGAGCGTCGTCAGGCATAGGTCGCGCGCTGGCCGTCACGCTTTCGCGCGCGGGCTATCGCGTTGGCGTTGTCGCGCGGCGGACGGACCTGCTCATATCCCTCCGGGAGGAGCTCACGGGTGCCTGCGTAATCAAGACGGTCGATGTGTCCCTGCCGGAGTTGGCTATGCCTCTCGTGCGAGAGCTCATCGACGAACTCGGCGATGTCGAGCTCTTCATCGTGAGTGCCGGAACGGGTTTCGACAACGCAGACCTGAGGTGGGAGCCTGAGAGGGAGACGATTGCCGTGAACGTGTTGGGTTTCGCGGCCATGGTCAATGTGGCCGTGGCTCACTTGGCGGCTCGGCGATCGGGGCATCTCGTCGGAATATCCTCCGTTGCTGCCGTGAGAGGTGTGGGGACGGCGCCAGCGTACGCGGCGTCCAAGGCCTTCGTGTCGAACTACCTTCAGGGCGTGCGGTATCGCCTGAAGAAGCTGAAACTGCCCATCATCGTCACCGATGTGCGACCCGGCTTCGTCGACACACCGATGGCAGGAGGGGATTTCTGGATGACTTCACCACAAACGGCAGCTCGGCAGATCGCCGCCGCGATTCGCAGGCGAACACCACAGGTGTACGTGACGCGGCGTTGGCGGCTGGTCGCGTGGTTGATGAAGGTCGTCCCCGATGCTTTGTACGCAAAGCTGTGA